Genomic DNA from Lactuca sativa cultivar Salinas chromosome 8, Lsat_Salinas_v11, whole genome shotgun sequence:
TATGTTTCAAAACCGTTTTACATGCAAAATGTTCAGGTTTATACCATTAAAATGACTAGTCTCACGTATTCATACGAttgttctacaatttttggcaatttttacaaaactgtctatcatttcaagaagGATTCCGGACCATTctgtgaaaatgaacattttcacactagtttgagatcactaaaaattataataaaaattaggaataaattagactcattttccaaactctcagagtttacggatccaaatttcgacttttgatgatttttctgTAATTATTCTAAAAATAGGGACAGAAAGgccaaaaatcagaaaattgttTTAACTTACTAAAAGTGTTTATACTTGTGTTAGATGCAAGTTTATATGACTTATACATACTCTTAAAAACTTCTAGACATGTTaacttatgtgtatatatatatatatatatatatatatatatatatatatatatatatatacatacttaCAAAAAGTGGTCCTTCTAACACAATTTGGCAAATACTTGGTATAAAACGAACTGAACaataagaaatgggttaaacacgGTATTTACTTTCATATTGTACTTGAAATATAATACACAGGTTTAGTGggtcttagttgtccttttacatgtctattgggcctAGAACATCCATcatatgtttagtgggccttagtgggcctttCACATGATTATTGTGCCTGAAATATAATACACATGTTTAGTGggtcttagttgtccttttacatgtctattgggcctGGAATTTACATTACATGTCATTTGGACCCTTGTTGAGCATTTACATGTCAATGGTTCCATAAGTTCATTAATTATGTTTAATAGTGTAATTCCATATTCACGTAAATTTTGGTAAAGACTCTAGTGAGacttgtcggttgacacctatcgtgtgtacgatcgtagcctttAGTTATAGCCAttgtctcctggagggagagcgggagtttgtgtatagatctatacgggagtgacaccccacacctgagttgttcgctacagttagactaggtcaGTCTAGAGTGACAAACTTTATCTTATGATTCTTTGGCGTTTATTAAACATCATGACAGGAGAAATTgtcattatcatgtatggttatagcgactaaCTTAGAAAATAACTCCATTATAAATTTACGGAATACTTCATCAATGTAACACGGTCTTTGGCGATTAAGACTGCTTCAttctttataataaaaaaaatatcagattttcagGAGAAAACATTTAACCAATCAAAATTTCTACTTATatcaaaaaatataggattttttggaatgTTCTTTTCATAccttaacacacatgcattaatacaagatcgaaCACAACCttcacaaatctttttttttaatatctgATTTTTGGTGTTACAAAGCTATACAAAATTGTTTActtaaacatgcttatgaactcaccaacattatatatgttgatcttttcaaattaacttgtattctcaggaaaccgttaaGCAGGTGGATCTTTAAGGATATGAGAAATTTATTGTACTTTTTTTGATACTATATACATTATGTTGTTAACATGTAACTTATaacacaatactcgatgtaagtAATGATTGTTGTATTTTGAATGTATGATGATGGTGTTTGTTacgtttcatttatattcactgtgatgATACTACAAACATGAAGTCACCcgacccccggacgtttccgccgtctggttcgggggtgtgaaagatggatattagagcattgtttatagtgaactgacatATCTAATCATACATGATATGAagctataaatacattgggactaaataactctgaacaaaacaaaataaaacacctatgtgtgcatattagggTAATTACATAATAATTAACCGaaaaagtctttggaggatttgaacatTGTGATTAAACCcggacagttatgtagtcgtgttgggggtgaatgtagcatgatcaactacattcatttaaaatacgaccaacatgtgttcgggagtaatCATGATGGTCAATGAATCAATAACTTACCATCTAACTATCCAAACAGTTTATAGAACCAAAtctaacaaaaaattaaaatgcTATAGGAGCATTTGAAAATGCTATACACACTTCACACACCTCTCACCCCTCCGATTCTTGCGCAGTCATCATTGATGAAGTCCAACAAGGAATCCTTAATTATAAGGCCTTGGTAGCCAACGTGTTGATTAACGGAGAACCCGTTATGGGTCAGGAGGCAGAACGTTGGGACGGTCCTGAGGAGTACATGGAGACCGAGTATGAGTTTGGGGAATCCGATGAGGATGTGGAGGGAGATAGGGAGATCAATACGGTCCCCAGCAAGCCTCCCACCTCAGAGGTGATGCAGAACTATCCTACACCCCCAGGGAATTTAGTTGATCGTGTGCGTCAATTGGAAGAGGAGGTTGCTGCTCTCAAGCAACAACTCTGGGCGACAAAAGGTCAAGCAGAGCTAGCAGAATATGAGAGGAACTCGGTCAATAGGGAGATGAGCAAGATGGATGATCGTGTGGCACAATATTTTGGCATGTGATTTCTCCACTAGACTTTCCCGGTCGCTGATAGGATCAGTTATCACTTACCCCCTACTACTATTATGGTTTTCCTTTATGTATTACTCTATGTACTATCGATTACATGATTAAGTATTACACTACTCATGTAGTCGTTACGTTGTCGGAATAATATCATGTATTGTATGCCTTATAAAGTCAAATCTTCAAGCATTAAAAAGATTATCATTAATGAAAACGGCTATATATATTTTCAAGTATTAAAAAGATTATCATTAATGAAAAAGGCTATATATGTTGTCATGtaaacttgaagatcaaagatTTATACACTCAAAATAGCAAAAACAAGTGTTGTGTTCAAAAATCTATACcctaaactcaaaaatcagcttttAACAGAAACGTTTTGGTCTAGTTACCGACTGTTTTCACCACCTTGatggtaatatttttcaaaactgttttacatgaaaAATTTTCAGGTTTATACCAATAAAATGACTACTCGCACGTGTTTATACGAttgttctacaatttttggcaatttttacaaatTGTCTATCATTTCAGGAAGGATTCCGGACCAttctgtgaaaatgaacatcttcacactggtttgaggtcactaaaaattataataaaatttatgaagaaattagactcattttccaaactctcaaagtttacggatccaaatttcaacttacgatgatttttctgtAATTATTCTAAAAATAGGGACAGAAAGgccaaaaatcagaaaattgttTTAACTTACTAAAAGTGTTTATACTTGTGTTAGATGCAAGTTTATATGACTTATACATACTCTTAAAAACTTCTAGACATGTTAacttatgtgtatttttatatatatatatatatatatatatatatatatatatatatatatatatatatatataattacaaaaAGTGGTCCTTCTAACACAATTTGGCAAATACTTGGTATAAAACGAACTGAACaataagaaatgggttaaacaccGTATTTACTTTCGTATTGGACCTGAAATATAATACACATGTTTAGTGggtcttagttgtccttttacatgtctattgggcctAAAACATCCATCATatgcttagtgggccttagtggtcctttTACATGATTATTGTGCCTGAAATATAATACACATGTTTAGTACActttagttgtccttttacatgtctattgggcctGGAATTTACATTACATGTCATTTGGATAAttgttctacaatttttggcaatttttacaccattaaaatgactactctcacgtgtTCATACGAttgttctacaatttttggcaatttttacaaaactgtctatcatttcaggaAGGATTTCAGACCAGTctgtgaaaatgaacattttcacactggtttgagatcactaaaaattataataaaaattaggaagaaattagactcattttccaaactctcagagtttacggatcccaatttcgacttacgatgagtTTTGTATAATTATTCTAAAAATAGGGACAAAAAAGCGAAAAATCAGAAAATTGTTTTAACTTACTAAAAGTGTTTATACTTTTGTTAGATGGAAGTTTATATGACTTATACATACTTTTAAAAACATCTAGACATGTtaacttgtgtgtgtgtgtatatatatatatatatatatatatatatatatatatatatatatatatatatgattacaaaAAGTGGTCCTTCTAACACAATTTGGCAAATACTTGGTATAAAACGAACAAAACaataagaaatgggttaaacaAGGTATTTACTTTTGTATTGGACCGGAAATATAATACACAAGTTTAGTGGCAcgtagttgtccttttacatgtctATTAGGCCTAGAACATCCATCATATGCTTAGTGGGCCttatgtaacacccggttcctagTACGTATGTAAATTCAAGTATTGTTGTATTGtactctgggactcgacgagttggaggcccaactcgttgagtagactcGACATTATGTGGGGATtctaagtgacctactcgatgtGTCGTgagaccaactcgatgagtaggagctgtTTGGAAAATCCCTAatgtttagggtttgcaccctatttaaacactttatctcatcccaaaccagcctccatcacccttccaactcagagaaaccctagactGAAACCTTAAACCcttattgagtgttcttgagcctttttggtgcttttggtgtgtgtttgaagttagagaagaagaagaaggcttgGAGGTTCAAGTAGAGCAAGGAGATTCAGAAGTTTTACTTCATTTgcagctcattcaaggtaaaaagctagaaccttgaccatctatctcttagattttgatttggggctatttctaccttttttatgagtttacagaagcaaaaatcaaattttgtagGTGTGCTTAGAGTTGCACTTCGAATCTGAGGCTATCAGgggtctttatggcataaaggtaCCAACTTTGTTTCCATAAACACACCATGCATCAGTTAGACCTCCTTTTATTGAGTTTTGAGCCAAAGAGCCCATGCGTGTACATCAAGTTTGTAGCTTTACGTATGAAATGGACCCtaagaggccagatctatggttttgatgcgttaagacccattataatcgactggatagttttggacaaagaaggactcggcaagtcacttgggtgactcggtgagtcgggtcgcTTTTTCCCCTAAAACGCCTTCTGGAAATGGTTTTGGTTGAGTGGTAGGAACACTCAGCCTACTAGGGGTTTGTTTTGCacctggaaatcataggactcgacgagtgtataaacagactcggcgagtccaaggcaatttcCCAACCTCATGAAGGCGGAATCGACGAGTTcatggagaactcgacgagtcaaaggctAGACTGATtcattcggatgaagatgaactcggcgagtcagttgaagataGTCAAAAGGTGTTGTTGAAGATGAACtggtcgagctcttgctagactcgacgagtaaggacgAGATTATAGTAGTAGGTAGacatgtggactcgacgagttggtggatcaactcggcgagtcgggtcaatcggacgttgaatttgaccaaagttgactttgaccagggttagACCTTGACTTTAACTGGGATTGGGTTGACCCTTGTAAGGGGGTTATGAGTATGTATTAGTAATCGAGAAAGGTTGTTGTGTAAGGATTGAGGATTAAAGACGAGTTGATTTCCGTGCCAAGGACGGTGCAGATACTACACTacatcaaggtgagttaccttccagtaaaaatgggtctaaggccacaacgtCGACCCATCATCAGGAGTTGCTTGATAGATGTTGTCTTTATGATAGTTATCTAAGTTTGCTGATTTATAAGTTTTGTTCTACACTGGACTATGAATTGAAAACACGTTTATTATAAATTGTAagcataaaatataaaaaaaaaattaaaaaatatatttataaaagtaaCCACTTTTGAATTTAatattaagaaaataaccaaattcttttattttttttaacaataacCAATTTTTTCTGAATAGGCATTTTGGAGTCGACATGATTCAAGTGGATCCCTAATATATACACTTTGGAACGTGGTACCCAACAGATCTCGGAGTGACATTTTGGACTCTCCACATTTTCAAGATAACGACTTAATAATGGAGAGATTGCAGTGTTGagggtaagttttttttttttcaataacgTTTTGTTTACATATGACCAATTTAGATAGCATCAAATCGCAAGATAGAAAGATCAAAATATGTCTGGAATACGAAGATCGAGTCCTAACAATGTACAACTTGTCGACATGTGATAAATTTAGGGTGACAATATGTATATGTGTAGTTATCTTATATATTTAGGCATGTTTTCAAATTAAATTGATATTAGAAATCTAAACTAACTGGTAAATGTATGTGTCCAGAACTCGAAGAACTACTTTGGGGTTACCCAAAAAGTGGGATGTAGGCTCACTCTCAATCTATTGTCTATGCAAAAAGTCATGAATgccctcttcatttttatgatatAACATGTGACAAGAACTGTCTAGTCTTATGTGATCGCATTTTATCCCCGTTACAAACACAACCTACGGATCATTTCAAACGCATAATATTAATCCAAAAAAATGGGTAATTTACAATGTAGGAATAAAACTCTAGTACTGAAGATGGAGTCCTAAATAACCATCAAAACCGAAGATATTTATGCATATGTAATAGTGAGGACTTCAAATGTGACTTTTCCTACTcaacaaataataaaaacaaaaatgaaatattttggtATTTTGGACTTATAATAAtgcaaacaaaaaaaaagtaatatGTAGTTGAAGACGATGTTATAAAAGAAATGTCATTTTAAATTGCTTACATGAAAATAGTTCCAATTATATCCATATGATGTTAAGTGATAGATTTAGCCGTCGGCCAAAATCCAAGTATAACAAAACGATTTGTTtatgattagcataatcatttgGATGCATATCTCCTCAAATTGTCCATAGACCATAAATCATAAAGTGAAATTTGattgatatacatgaaaatatattCTACAATTCACTAAGAACTAGTAAATTATACGTCATTAACAAAAATCTCCATGTCAAACATAttttaacatgaaaaaaaaatgaaaactttgacACTACAAAAAATGGTTTCGCCCTTGGGCGATCTCATGATATCTACTTGACTTTCAACAATGGTTTCAAGGTTTTAATATCAATTTTACAAGAGGAAATTGGACAGATCAGtgtaaaatacaataaaataagaaGGTAAAAGTTGGAGTTGATTGTAGGAAATATGTATACATGTTTCTATACATATGTGTGAAAGTatcttgaattattatatatgaaAGTGTTGTAATATGAACCATTGCATTGAACAAGAAGTAAGAAGCCTTTGTTTACATTTACCTTATTGTATTATTATATTAGTTTAGTACGTTATTATATTAACTATACTTAACTATTAAATCtcgtttttatatttatatattatttaaaaaatatatctatatattataagataatttatttattattgatcaaaactataatcatacATTATACATTATAGTACAAATAACAAATGAAGtacaaattataaaaatattagaGACTTATGTTGTTGAACGTTACAAGTGCATATGATATACCTGTATTATATCTGAGCTAGAACATTTCTTTTTAGGTGCGCATGAAAAACCACCTTTTATCTCTGCTGTCttataattatttttcaaaaatgattATACAGTAATTCTCCTCGTGATCTATAATTAAATTTGAAATAACAAAATTATCCATTTAAATGCATCTCATGAGTATACGAACGGATTCTTTTCACTCCTTGGGCCTTTTACTCATTGTTTTACGCTTGTTAGAATCCAAGTATCTCTTTCTTAACCGGATATGATGTGGTGTTACCTGCTCAAAGGGTACACATGTCATTTCATTTCATCACATTCAAAATTCAGAAAATATAAATTGAGATTTCATACACGTATCATGTATACAGTATACTCACCTCAATTAGCTCATCAGATGCCACATAGCCTATAGCCTCTTCAAGTGTCATCTgcatataaattaattaaattaaaaccaCATACATTTTTTATATCCACAAATCctaaactgattttttttttttttttttttaaaaaaagtgatTAAAAGACGTACTCTACGAGGAGGTGACAATTTGACATTCTCGTCCTTTCCGGCTGATCTTATATTTGTAAGTTCCTTGTTTCTTACAGGATTAACCTGTgaaaaagataataataataattaattaaattactCAAAAGTAATTTGAAAAATGTCATAAAAACATTACATCAAGATCTGTATCTCGTGAATGTTCACCAACAATCATCCCATCATATGCCTGCATCATATTCAATATTCATTCATTACTTATTGATTATCATTTATCACAATATcagcatttattttaatatatacatatatagattattaatttaagaatatgtttatttattaCCTCAACTCCAGGACTCACAAAAAGTGTTCCACGTGGTTCCAAACTCATCAAGGCATAAGATGTCACTGTTCCACGTGCACATGATACCtgatatatattaataaaccaaaaACCTTAAATAATATAATGTTgagtttaataaataaaaaaaattaataagagTAACAAGTGATGTTTACCAACACTCCTTTCCTGACGTTTCCAAGTGGGCCCCGATATTTTTCATAAGCTATAAAAATGTGTAAGATTCACAAAGTCAAATGGAAATTCACATTTCAACTTTCATTTCTTCTTATTACAAAAATGTGCTTTCGTATTTTTTTATATTCGAAAAAATAAAAATGAGCATACATTACATAATACATACCCATGAATGCACGATGCATAAATCCTGTGCCACGTGTGTCACTGCTGAACACGCTTCTGTAACCAACCAGCCCCCTGAAGTCTCAAATTAACAAAAACATAAGCAACTTTTTatcactttttttaaaaaaaaacacatgTTTGATAAAATGACGAAACTGACCTTGAAGGACAAGTTAATGTCATTCTAGTCCTGCCAAAGTTGCCTGCAACAGGGCCCATGTCAGTAACCTCAGCTCGCCTGTGAGAAAGCGCTTCCATCACCATTCCCACATGCTCTTCATTCACCTTAAATTTATAACAATCATATAAAAAATCCATATCAttaaaatacaaatacaaatagtaAATCAGTTTTTtttagtaaattacacgaatagtccctatggtttagggtaatttatgTGTTTGgtacctaacttatttttttaactcggaaggtccctattgtttgtttttgttacgcgtttggtctctgtattacataaaaatacgattttgcctttgattttttgatttatttaaataaacacaccctcaatctcacccctcaccttaccttacctattccctcattttttttttctatttaaataatagtctttttaggtaagatagggaccaaacgtgtaacaaaaacaaacattagggaccaagcatgtaacaaaaacaaacaataaggatcttccgagttaaaaaaataagttagggaccaaatgcgcaaattaccccaaaccatagggaccattcgtgtaatttactctttttttttacCTCAATCGTTACTTCCTCAATTGGCTCTAGCTTCACACCTTTCTCAATCTTGTACCTAACATATCACACAAATAATAatcattttgaaccctaaaactccaTATTAGAAGTAGAAGATAGAGAAAACTTACATAACTCTTGGAGGAGATACAGAAAGCTCAAAATTTTCACGCCTCATATTCTCAAGCAAGATGCCTGTTATATACACACAGTGAAGAAAGTTAGCATACATAATAACTCTTTGGTGATTTTTAAAGAATATGATGATGAATTAAAGAGTATATGATAATATGATATGACCTAATTGAAGTTCTCCTCTTCCTTGAACCTCATATGATTCTGCTAAACCAGGGATTACATTTATTGCTAAGTTTGTTTCTGCTTCAGCCAATAATCTATCACCAATCTTTCCTCCAGTTAACTACACACATTAAACATGATGACGTGTACACAAACATAACAAactacaagaagaagaagaagaagaagggttatTTTTGTCTTACTTGAGAACCATCAAGTCCAGCTAAAGGAGAATCATTGACACCAAAAGTCATGGAAATGGTTGGAGGATCCAATTCAACAGTGGGCAATGCAGTCATTACCTAATTTTAAACAATCAATTTCGTTATAAAAATCAATAATAAAGGATTTTTAacataattaattaatagtttaataccTCAACATTTGCTATTGTATGCCCAATTGATGGACTCTTTAATCCTGCCATTGATATAATATCACCAGCTCCAGCACATTCAACATCAAATGAAATCATTCCTTTGTTTTTTCTTAGCTTCACAACCTAATAAATGTATACATGTATTTAacgattaaaaaataataataatctttTTTCTTATAATAGATACAATTAGTATATCCTATATGATCACATACTTTTCCTTCTTCAATTTTTATGACACCAGAGTCTGTGTCACGTAGCCCATGAACTCTGTCATTGATACGGATAACACCAGATGTAATACGCCCAGTCAAGATACGTCCCACATAATCATCTTTTTCCATCATCGAAACCTGAAAAAAGACTAATTTACCCTCCTATCTAAAATCTgctcattgatttgtttattataacatcctactttcatttcatcCTATTACAATATTGTGATATTGTTTATACTTTTCAAATGTAGAAAAGAGTTAAATGAATAATACAGAAAAATTGAATATATGTAATGCAATGAGAATTAACAAACCAGCATCTGGAAAGGTTCATCAAGGCTTGCAGTTGGTGGAGGGACATATTTGACAATTGCATCAAGCAATGAAGACATATTCTTGGCATCATCTGGAGGATTCTTGGTGTATGTTAATGAAGCCCAACCTTCTTTAGCAGAAGCATATAAAACTGGGAAGTCAAGTTGCTCCTCTGAAACATAAATTTCATACATTCTTTTcagaaaaaagaaaaaggaaatcaAGAACATGATGAGCAATGAGCATGATAAATTGATAATCACCTGTTGCACCAAGGTTTGCAAAGAGATCGAATACCAAGCTCTCAACTTCATCACACCTCTCCTCACTAACTGCATGGAAGATTGATAAAAAATTAGTAAAAAgtgaatcttttatatatatgaatatgtagAAAGGTTATACCTGAAGGTCTATCTACTTTGTTTAAAAGTAGAATTGGTCTTAAACCATATCTTAATGCTTTAGCTAGAACAAATTTTGTTTGTGCAAGTGGCCCTTCACCAGCATCCACAACTAATATGGCTCCTTCAACCATGCCAACAACTCGCTCCACCTTTCAGAAagatagaaaagaaaaaaaagaaaaagtggCTTAAGGGATTTAGGATTAAGGGATTAAGTCATGTCCCTATTTAGTCCATTAAGTGAAAAAGGAGCAGCATCTTATTTTCTTGGCTAATACATACCTCACCACCAAAATCTGCGTGTCCAGGTGTATCAACCATGTTTAGCTCATTTTCCTTCCATGGAATGCATGTAATCTACAAAAGATTAAAAGAATATAAAAGATAACACAAGTTGAAACTCATATATCTACAAATGCATTAGTATACTTAACAACAAAATCATCTTAGAAATGTAAGATGTATCAACTATACAAAAAAAGGTACAAACTCATTCTAAGTGACTCACAATTCTCACTCTCTATCCATGTGGGACAGGTTATTACATATTGTTAACAGAGTGTAAGTGGTAGCAATATGAACCAGAAGCTTCTATTTATATTTCATGTTCTTATGTTCACTGAGCCATACTATTGGATTGCTTCTTCGATCTAAACTAACAAGATTCAGCTTATGGATTAGTTGATTCATAATCCTCATTTCTAAAAGGAAATTAATCATTCACCAAAGGTATTCTATCTATCTTGCTCAGTCATAAAAATATACAAAGTTCGCT
This window encodes:
- the LOC111909197 gene encoding uncharacterized protein LOC111909197, translated to MVGPLVRALWSTTRKSISSSAYHSPSSYLKPFIHARAAGISRSFSVATAAAAATATAPGGALDPNRLRNVAVIAHVDHGKTTLMDRLLRQCGSDIPHERALDSNQLEKERGITIASKITCIPWKENELNMVDTPGHADFGGEVERVVGMVEGAILVVDAGEGPLAQTKFVLAKALRYGLRPILLLNKVDRPSVSEERCDEVESLVFDLFANLGATEEQLDFPVLYASAKEGWASLTYTKNPPDDAKNMSSLLDAIVKYVPPPTASLDEPFQMLVSMMEKDDYVGRILTGRITSGVIRINDRVHGLRDTDSGVIKIEEGKVVKLRKNKGMISFDVECAGAGDIISMAGLKSPSIGHTIANVEVMTALPTVELDPPTISMTFGVNDSPLAGLDGSQLTGGKIGDRLLAEAETNLAINVIPGLAESYEVQGRGELQLGILLENMRRENFELSVSPPRVMYKIEKGVKLEPIEEVTIEVNEEHVGMVMEALSHRRAEVTDMGPVAGNFGRTRMTLTCPSRGLVGYRSVFSSDTRGTGFMHRAFMAYEKYRGPLGNVRKGVLVSCARGTVTSYALMSLEPRGTLFVSPGVEAYDGMIVGEHSRDTDLDVNPVRNKELTNIRSAGKDENVKLSPPRRMTLEEAIGYVASDELIEVTPHHIRLRKRYLDSNKRKTMSKRPKE